DNA sequence from the Vicia villosa cultivar HV-30 ecotype Madison, WI linkage group LG3, Vvil1.0, whole genome shotgun sequence genome:
TCATCTGATaagctattttttaaaataaaactttattatattaaataataaaaagtttttaattatataattgagTCTTAAATATGTTTTGGTCTAATAAAATAACCTAATTTTGTTATTCTGGTTCCATAAAAACATCACACTTTttgttcaaaaatatttaaaaacatatCCAATACTAAAATTAATAGTTGCATCTTTCGTAATTAAAGTATTTATGATTATAGTTATAAATTATATTTGTTGGAGGAAAATATGAGTGAGAAAGATTTTGaaagtaggggtggaaataggttgGGCTAGACTTTAGAAGGCATGAACCTGACCTACGATAAATTTAAAATGCCTAAGTCTGACCTATGGCCTATCATAGGTTCAGTTTTTTGGTCTGACCtgtcctttttaaaagtctgactTAGCCTGAAAGTCTTTTTAAAAGtctgtatctcattaaagttttcaattaatccatattacttaagaagccttataggtcggcctatatatgcatatataagccGGTCTATTTAGCATTTGTTCTAATATGCATATATAAGCCTTATAGGTCGACCTATATAGGCATATATAAGCCAACCTATATATGCCTAAGTCTATTCAATCCCTCTTCCCCCTTTCTAGTAGCGGTAGGAATAGGCTagcctatttagcattttttctaatatatatgcatacatgtgCCAACCTATTTAgcatatatatactatatatgaaaaaataggtcggcctataaggcttcataggcttttttaatagccaaaGCCTGACCtgtttaataaaataggcttttaagaaagcctaagcctgacctcttTGTTAAATAAGTCTGGCCTGGtctggccttaagtaggctaggctataggcccctgtaggtcGGTTTGACCTATTCCTACCCCTACTAGAAAGGGGGAAGGGGGATTGAATAGACTTAACCCTAAAATAcagtttaaaaaatgtttttattaaaatcaaagtTTTCACAAAAGTAGGGTATGGTAAATTTGATAAAATATGTGTTGAATCGATTTACAAACTTCAAAAATGTTTTTGTTAAAATCAAAGTTTTCACAAAAGTGGGGAAGGAGAAATTTGATAAAATATGTGTTGAATCGATATCACAAGTTACATTATATTCAgaaatgaaatatgaaataataaatatctTAAACAATTAATGAATTAATCAATACAAATTCAATTTGAATTATGTATCTAAATCTAATTTTATTAATCAAAGAATCAATATAATATTACTTATAAAAGGATTTAATCGCTATAAAGATGAATCATATGATTTAATTTATTCCAAACTTACATTTATCCGAGATCCATTACAAGCATCAATTATAAAACAGATTTCACTCGACCTTATCGATCCATTGTCCGAGCTCTTAGAATATCTAATGGAACAGAAACTCTCAACTTTGTTTTATAGTAACTTTCACTCATTTCTACCGAAGTCTTCAATGGAGAagaaatcatttcattttgctcATGTTGGATTATCGATTCTCGCCACGCCATACAATTTGAATCTTGAAATGCAACTTAAAAATTTCACAAACATTAACAACGAATGAATCTCCTCTATGATAGATCTTACACTCCTTAAGAATTGAGAAGCAACCAAAATATGGTAATGTAGGTAGAGGTTAAAGATGAATTCACATgcaataaaaaattatgaaagtGTACTTTGAAAGCTAGTTTCAAGTTTTTAAAAATCTTTCAAAGTTATGATTCTATGATCATGTGTTTTGGTAGAGAGTAAGAGAGAGAATTATTTATATATGTGCTTGAGATTGTGCAACAAAAACGAGTAAAAACACCATTTTGATTTGAGTCAAAAGCAATGGGTATGATTCGATCTAATGAGGAAATGATTTGAATCAAGAACTTAAAACTCATTTTTTTTACCCATTTGTTTCTAATCAATGATTTGATCAATGATTCGAGTCAAGGAATCATGTAATTTTAAATCATGATGACATAACTAGAACTCAAAATTTGAATGGAATCTATTGATCCGATTCACCCTTTAGTGTAATTCAAATCAATTGCTTGCACCTGATTGCAATCAAGGAAACTTATGGTTAAATCATACTAGCAGAACCAAAACATGATTTTCACACTCATCATATATTAATTTGAATCGTGCATAACCTTAATTCGAAAGATAGTATGATAGGAATCATGCATTCATGTGTTTCTTAACCTAATTATTATACTAATTGATTCGAACCATTTTTGCATCGACTTTTACCTAAGAGTTTGATTTATGCATGCAAAATACGATTTAATGAattataatcaattctaagataTGTGCAAAGATCTAACTTAAATGAGAGCAAATTACTGACACGATAATCAATAAAAGATGATACATTTGACAAGCAACAAAACCAAAACTCTAGAAAGGCAGAACAACTTCAATCTCCCGCTTTTTAATGTTTGGAAACTTGCAAAACTTACATTAGAGTTGAGTCAACTTGAGCATTAAGTAAAGTTGTTTTTTGGTGTGCTCCCTTAAAACTTTTGACCATACCATAAATGCATAACACAACATAAATTGATACACTATACTCATTATAACTTCTTAcctttgacaaaatcaatatACAATAATGTAGTCTAAGCTCATTAATCcaacaaataaaaaaactaatcaatagaaagaaaaaaaaagtaaaagtgaTACATAACAATGGATAaaaacactactacaaaaagtaCATACTATGATGTCCATTTCACCACGATTCATTGAAGGACCGTGGTGACGTCTTGAAAATCATGCGCCatcatcttattttatttttaattcaaaaaacttACATATTATCACGGTTGAATAAAGCAATTATCGTAAAATCTCGTAAAGTTTATGGGTTCGATTCCCAACACCAGCAAATTTTGAGATTTCTTTAATATTATAGTGGcgtatttcttttttatttattttctaactaAATGTAGGCCATATTTTACTTCTATTGGATATTCCAACTGTGGTGATATGTtttctcatttttaatttttaaatggttaaaaaTTGAtgctttaataaaataaaataaaataaaaggaatatcACCACGATTAGTTTATCCAACCGTAGTGAAATGTTATATTCTTATTCAAGAAACATGTTTAGCTTGTCAAGTCCATTCATTTTCCATTGTCTTATGAAACACACATTCAACGCTTAGGAAACCATTTGAACCTTAACAAATTTTTCATTTCCATTAGCCAAGAGAATCCTAAACATGTTTCATCTCCAACTCGTTCACCATCATTTTATATCCATTTCATTACCATCATCTCTTTTCAACCTAATTCTTCAATAAACATGGAAATACTCCATTAATGTCGCTTCAATAAACTTATAAAGCAATGAAATGCAAAGGAAAAAACTCAAATAAGGAACACGAATGATACTTGCAAGAAGTAAGGACGAAACTCATACAATTTTTCTCTTTTACTTCTTCATCGCATGCTTATTTAGCAAAACTCTACATTAGGTGTGCTCACCCTCTAAGATGCTTACTCTTTTgttcataccccccccccctcaACCTAAATATTGGACAAAGTATATGTGGAAAATAGCCATTTCCACCTTCACACTCTACTCGTATTTGGAAAATCATCCACATGAAGATGCCTACAGATGATAACGAGTCATGTAGAGGTTATAACATTTCCTCTATGTGCCCTCTTCGTAACAACTCTCAAGAAAATGATATGCACTTATTTTTGTCTTGCTCCTTCCCCCTCAAATTATGGAACGAGTTTCAAAGCATTATCCAACATGCAATTGACTTTACTTCCTTcaacttaattttggatatttgcAAGAAAGGCTAGAATCCACAACGCTCTTTAGTTATAATTGTTATAGTTTTGGCTATATTCAAGACCATTTGACACTACAAAAATAATTTGAGGTTCAACAACCACAATATGAGTCATGCCTCAATTCTCTAGCATCATTGTTTTTGTCTCTCTCACACGTAACAACACAAAGCTTGAAACTAGTCCTTATATCCTAGATTTTACGATTCTCAAAAGCATTTAAGGGGAAGACTCATCATCCCAGAGCTACTCATATTAGATAAGTTTTTTGAAGCCCGTTTGGCTTTGTGGAATAAACGAAACACAAATGACTCATATTTAAACCAAGGCATTTCCTCTCGTGTCGGCTTCTACAAGAATAACATTGGTGATTGCATTGGTTGATTTGCTATCAACCTTTGTGTCCAAAAATCCCTTTATGATGAGCTTATGAGCATCATTATTGCCATAGAGAATACTCGAGATAGGAGCTGGAACTCCCTCTAGTTAGAGACAAACTCTAAGATTTCTACCTAAGTATTCAAGAACCCGCAAATGGTGCCTTGGCAACTTTACACTAGATGGTGCAACAATATTTTTATCACATTACCAAAAAATCTAGGACATGCTTCGAAACCTAGAAAAATgcagtttatttttttatttgtaaatcaaatcatttaatcCCTCAGTTTCTCTAATAACCGATGGAATATATAATTTGATTCTACTACAAAAGCACTCGTTAATAAATTGTTACCATAAATATAACTTATATGTAGCCGCTCAAAAATCGTACACATCATTCTTTTGAATGAATTGCAAGACAGAAAAAATATTCAATGTTCTTCTTTCtatcttgaacaaaacatttGTCCCTTACAATCTAACCCACATattgatgttgatgttgttgttttgaaATAACCTTCCTATGTTGTTAATCAAAGGGTATATAACAAAATATGCTTAAGATAATATTAATCAAATGGTATATTATGTTCTCTTTCTTGTGAAAGTATTTGCCATGAAAATATTTGCTCTAGAAATGCTCATGAACATCAGATCTctgggatggattgcaagtgcataAAAAAATCTCATATTTGGAACATATAACATATATGAAGTTGGATAAGTTACAGAGAATTTGTGGAAACCAACGGTATGCAACTAAATCTTGATAACAACAAAGATTTGTTGTTCTTCAAGAATAAGAGCAAAGATTTGTTAAAACCTGAATTTATtgtaaacaatgtattttaatattccgtgtaaataatgtaattaaaaaaaacttattcacCTCAGTTTTGAACTGAAAATCGAGGGGTATgtgaaaaaaaatactttttaccTCGATTCTTTGTCATAACCGAGGGGATATTTAAGCGTGTTTATTGAGGATATTCACCATCCTTGAACAAATCTTTGTCGTCTATTTAATGAGTATCAATGCTCTAGACATTGCCATTAGTGATCCACGTGAAATCTAAAACATTCATTATAAAAGCATTCTGAATAtcaaaaattgataatgaaacatTTGACATGAAAACTTTGAAGTGTGAAGAAGCTTGGTAAAGTTCTCTATAATGGATTAAAAGAGCAGAAAATTGTTTGGGTTTAACGTTTGTGTTCTTCAATACTCATATAactgaatatttattttatttatctaactttcttttctgttttatatcacaaataaataaataaataaatgcaaaagtCATTAAGAATACATTGCAcctaggggtgatcgtatccgaaccaatccaaaagcaaaaccgcaaatcgaaccaatccaaaccgaaaccgcaaaaaaccgcgtttggtttggatgattttggatggtttttggactgaaccgcacggtttggtttggtttgcggtttttatttcacGAAACCGAacggaaccgaaccaaaccgcatatttaacttaagttttaaatttttataattaatttattatctttccaaatTCAATTGCACACAGCCACATCTaacgttttgaattttaataattaatttattattatatatatatatatatatataattctctacatgtatttcatttataatgtatttttagttctctactgttcttgtaatataatttcttttgtatggtataatatcatatattatattgacattgaattactttcctttttccttttatttcagtacatttttattttatagtgtaaaccgcagtcaaccgaaccgatcctaaccgcattggtttggtttggtttggtttggatgactttttaaaaatcaaccgaaccaaaccgaaccgcatgcatttttatctcgcggttaggatgacttttatgctcaaaaccgaaccaaaccgcaccgcgaacacccctaattgcACCTAACATTTTCTCTTCCCCAAGATTTCATTGAAACGAGGATCCATCATTTGTTTTTCCATGACACTGATGACGATGAATTGAAttcaaaatttgttatatatatttactttaatattttgtgtaaataatataatttctaaacaaattaatttattgatattttgtgtaaacaatgtaatgaatatttaaaaaatatatattttccccCGGTTTTGATCATAAACCAAGAGATATGTGGCactaattttgaaaatataaaaaagtttttGTTGAGGAGCAAACTCTTATGCAGATAACTTTACCGCTCGGTTTTTTAATTACCAAAGGGTAAAGTGACAGCTTTTCATGAAGCTTTTCGTTACCTCACTTCTCTAGCCAAAGTTAAATACATTTTGCGTCcgaaattaaatgtgtttttttaataGTGATGAGACACTCCTACCTTGGTCATAATGAAATAACTTGTTTTGAATATGTTAAGAATGCATAACTTTAGATTTTTTTAACTCGTTTGATTTTCTTGAGTATTAGGCTAAGTCCACTCCTTTTATATTTCATCTCTTCTATTTTAATATACAaggattatataaaaaaaatactactacTCCTTCCGACGCAAAATAAATATcacatttgttaaaaaaatattatcctAAAATAAGTTTGCTTTTAGTTTTCattggaatttttatttttattttctaattataTCATCTCATTAATACTTTTAATTTACTATTTCTCACACATTGcattaataataatttgaaaaccaATAACTGACAAAGGGAGTTTGATAAAATTattattctctattttatttatcacatttttttaagagtttaaagatagtgcattGACAATATAAACTAATTTTACATATGCAACAAATCAAAAGCTTTATACTTaccatgtcatattagtttttttaaattaaaatatgttttaatggAATATAAAATTGTgatgtgtaaaaatattttacattatcaatgcatttttttttctttttttaatatgtgtgaaagTGTTTAATgaaacatttattttgagagacgaATAGAATATCTTAAATTTCTCTAAGAGACAATCTATTATGTGAAATTTATTCAGTATAATACATATCCAACTTATATATAGTCTTTATACAACTTAGTATAGTCTacatatagtttaattttttctaaatttattatataatgtatATAGTCTATATACTATTCAAATACATttgttattaaataaattttaataaagaatttatagtaaaatatgactattttagttttattctctaaattataattaatttttcctCTAGTTTTCTTAttaatatgaaaaaataaaaagtgaatttagaatcataaaatatttttcattaataaattttccgatattatttaaatttcttttttatcaattaaaatccTCAAATAAAGTTTGACTAACACTGTAACTGTTTTCAAAAGAACTAAAAAAATACTGTAATAATATCTAGaagtagaaaaataaaaatactaaaaaaactgTAATTTCTTCGTCAAAGGACCAATCTTTTCTCTTTCTCAGTTTCTTCAATCATtcttcagaaaaaaaaaaaaacatttcataaCTCCAAATAGATCTCTCTAAACTCTTTCTTTCATTCTATATTCTCTTTCACGATTCAATCCCTATTTTCTAGGGTTTCGGATCCttcactctttttcttcttcttcttcatgtttttCTCTGACCTAAATTAATGGCGTCAATCCGACGGACGCTATCTCCGGCCTATAACGACCGTCACCACTACATAAACTCCGTCTTTTCGTCTTCCTCTCCGTCTCACAAACTTCCTTCTTCGAACGCTAACTACTCCGCTTTAGCTTCCTCGTTTCAGAAACTAATCGGTAGCGTTTTCATGCGACGCTACAATCGGAAGGGACAATGGCGACGAATTGCTTACAGGTGTGTGATTTTCTTCTTCGCCGGGATTTTGTTAGGAATGTTTCCGTTTGGTAATCTTGTTCATGATATTCCTCATCGACGGAACGAGAAAATCAGTTTCGATATCAAGACTCCTCACGCCGACGATGATGCTCAGTTAGTTCTGGACGATCGTGTTCCGGTAAAGCGCGGTGCCGGCGGCGGAGGTGGAGGCGGAGTAGGTGAAGACAACGGAGGCGGTGGTGGCGGTGGAGATACTGGTTTTGTGATTGATCCTGTGAGTTTGAGCTTGAGGATGAACGAtgagaaggagaaggagaaggtGAAGGTGAAGGCAAGGGATTTGGTTGAATCTGAGAGGTTTGATATTGTGACGAGGAAGCAATTGATTGTGGTGACACCGACTTATAACCGAGCTTTTCAGGCGTATTTTTTGAATAGGTTAGGGCAGGTTTTGAGATTGGTGCCGCCGCCGGTTTTATGGGTGGTGGTGGAGATGAATTCTGCTTCTATGGAGACTGCTGAGTTGTTGAGGAAAACGGGTGTGATGTATAGGCATTTGGTGTGTGGTAAGAATTCGACTGATTTGAAGGATAGAGGAGTTCATCAGAGGAATACGGCGTTGGAGCATATTGAACATCATAAGCTTGATGGGATTGTTTACTTTGCTGATGATGATAATGTGTATTCTCTTGAGTTGTTTCAGACAATTAGAGATATCAGGTACTACTTATTCTGTTGTTAGTTGGGTTTTGGTTTGGATTTATACTTAAATTGAGTTTCCTTATTGATGGGTTTGGTTTGCATATGATTTATTTTGAGTTATGTTGCTTGTTTTGGAGATGTGGTTGTTGCAATTGTTGACAAAACTGGTTGCCTTTTGTTTGTTGGCTATTGTTGGTACCACTGGCTTTTTGGGGTTTACTTGATCTGTGCTAGTATTTGGAATTTGTGAGATTGTGTTTGTTGCCTTTTGTTTGTATTTGGAATGTGCGTTGTAAGTGTCAACTTCATAATTTACTACAGAGAATTTGTTGTTCTCGAGAGGAATCAATGTGGCAGAAATTTTTTGTTCTTTAGGGATCAATTTGGGGTTTACATTCTCAAGGACTAACGAATTTGCTGTCAAAAACTCCGAATTCGTAGTGTtttgatttaaatgattaaatttgcACTTTGTTTTTGGGTATAAATTTGCACCTTATTTTTTGGTATTCACAAGCTTCTCTAGTTaacaaagtaattgcatcttttCTTTCTTACATTAGCATGTGTAATTGCTACTTCTTTTTTCCTTTATAAATCTTGTTTTCACCTtttccttcataatttctcaaaaACATGAAATCAAATGAAAATAAGGTAGCATGATAATGTTTGTAACTTCCAGTAATTAGTAAAAATATGCTTCAATGGTTAGGGAAGGCCACATGCTTCAATGGAGGTTCATAGTGTGGTTTGGTACTAAGAACTGGCATCTGTTCAATTTTACCCACTGAATCAACCATCTTGGACACTTATGTTTCCCCTTTTGATTGTTATGTCTTTACTTCATTTTGCTTTGATTATGAAATTGAATCAAAATTCACTTTGCAAATACCTCTTTCATGATTAAATAAACTCAAGTGTTTGGAGCTGTAAATGTTGAGTTTTATCTGTTGGTTTTTTTACATGGGGAACATTAATATGATGTTTTTTTCTTGTCAACAACCCTGTTTTTCCAGCCGTTCTTTACATCATTCAACTTTTACATGCTCAATTGTGCCTTTATGAATTGTGTCCTCCAACTTGTTCATTCAATTCCTAATCCTATTTTCTAACGTTGACTTGGTTTTATAGTCGTTTTGGCACTTGGCCTCTCGCCATGCTTGCACCAAGCAAAAACAAGGCTATTTTGGAGGGTCCGGTATGCAATGGAAGCCAAGTGATTGGGTGGCATACAAATGAGAAAAGTAAAAGACTTCGAAGATTTCATGTTGATATGTCTGGATTTGCATTCAACAGCTCAATCCTGTGGGATCCCAAGCGGTGGCGACGCCCTACTTCAAAACCTATACGGCAATTAG
Encoded proteins:
- the LOC131660144 gene encoding probable beta-1,4-xylosyltransferase IRX9H; protein product: MASIRRTLSPAYNDRHHYINSVFSSSSPSHKLPSSNANYSALASSFQKLIGSVFMRRYNRKGQWRRIAYRCVIFFFAGILLGMFPFGNLVHDIPHRRNEKISFDIKTPHADDDAQLVLDDRVPVKRGAGGGGGGGVGEDNGGGGGGGDTGFVIDPVSLSLRMNDEKEKEKVKVKARDLVESERFDIVTRKQLIVVTPTYNRAFQAYFLNRLGQVLRLVPPPVLWVVVEMNSASMETAELLRKTGVMYRHLVCGKNSTDLKDRGVHQRNTALEHIEHHKLDGIVYFADDDNVYSLELFQTIRDISRFGTWPLAMLAPSKNKAILEGPVCNGSQVIGWHTNEKSKRLRRFHVDMSGFAFNSSILWDPKRWRRPTSKPIRQLDSVKEGFQETTFIEQLVEDERQMEGSPAGCKKIMNWHLHLDVHNVVYPKGWMLEKNLDAVIPIK